CGCGGGAGTGCTGGAGCGCCGGCTGGAGTCGCGCGTGTTGATCGACAACGACTCACGCGCGCAGGCCCTGGGTGAGAAGTGGTTCGGGGAAGGACGCGGAGTCGGCACCTTCGCATCCATCCAGACCGGACACGGACTCGGCGTCGGCCTCGTGCTGTCGGGACTCGTCTTCCGCGGGGACGACGGCTTGACCGGAGAAATCGGCCACACCTGCATCGATCCCGCGGGCGCGCGCTGCAGTTGCGGACTGCGAGGTTGCTGGGAAACGATCGCCACGCTGCAGTGGCTGCGCAAGGAAGCCCGCCGCCTGAAGCTGCCCGGCGCCGCATCCCTAGACGCGGCGTCACTCGCGACACTCGCAGCGGACGGATCCCGCGAGGCACGCGACTTGCTCGACCGCTACGCCGACAACTTGGCCGTCGGGCTGGCGAACCTGGTGAACTTGATCAACCCGCAGCGCATGATCCTTCACGGAGATGCCGCGCGCGGCGGCCCGCAGTTCCACGAACGCATCGTGAACAAGACGCGCGCGCGCGTCTTGGAGAACCTGCGCCCGTCCCTTGATCTGGTGCCTTCCCCACTGGATCAGCGTGCGACTCTGCTCGGCGCGGCGGGACTCGTGCTTTCCGAGACCTTCAACCTCGCAACATGAGCGCGCGCGCGGTCTGCATCGAAATCGGCGGCGGGAGCATCCAGACCGTCGTCTTCGACAACGGCACTCCTCGCTTCGTCGACGGACCCCACGAGGTCCCCGGCGCGCCTCTTCTGATCGCTGTTCCCGGCCTGATCGAAGGGACCCGCGTGCTCGCCGCCTCGAACCTTGGGTGGCTGAACGCCGATCCGGTTGAGAAACTCGGCCTGCAAGGCC
This window of the Actinomycetota bacterium genome carries:
- a CDS encoding ROK family transcriptional regulator, which encodes MERPSQRSIGARGRGNGRNGHGSVLSPSRIGDVNRSRVLQALCDNGPLSRAELARMAGVPRATIGGIVRPLLESSLLEEGAPDRSVTKVGKPGRPLWFRSGAGLSAAVALHRDACEAALISARGEILEHTSVPMSDPADLRAVHRDINAALSGVLSGQPQLLGAGVAVPGACDTARGHIVGSSQIPSLTGHSLAGVLERRLESRVLIDNDSRAQALGEKWFGEGRGVGTFASIQTGHGLGVGLVLSGLVFRGDDGLTGEIGHTCIDPAGARCSCGLRGCWETIATLQWLRKEARRLKLPGAASLDAASLATLAADGSREARDLLDRYADNLAVGLANLVNLINPQRMILHGDAARGGPQFHERIVNKTRARVLENLRPSLDLVPSPLDQRATLLGAAGLVLSETFNLAT